The Chlorocebus sabaeus isolate Y175 chromosome 1, mChlSab1.0.hap1, whole genome shotgun sequence genome includes a region encoding these proteins:
- the IRF7 gene encoding interferon regulatory factor 7 isoform X3, with amino-acid sequence MALAPERAAPRVLFGEWLLGEISSGCYEGLQWLDEARTCFRVPWKHFARKDLSEADARIFKAWAVARGRWPPSSRGGDPPPPEAEAAERASWKTNFRCALRSTRRFVMLRDNSGDPADPHKVYALSPELGWREGPGTDQTEAEAPAAVRAPQGRPPGPFLAHRDAGLQAPGPLPAPAGDKGDLLLQAVQQSCLADHLLTASWGADPVPAQAPGEGQEGLPLTGACAGGPGLPAGELCTWAVEATPSPGSQPAALMTGEATAPEPLHQVEPYLAPSPSACTAVQEPSPGALDVTIMYKGRTVLQKVVGHPSCMFLYGPPDPAVRATDPQQVAFPSPAELPDQKQLRYTEELLRHVAPGLQLELRGPQLWARRMGKCKVYWEVGGPPGSASPSTPACLLPRNCDTPIFDFRVFFRELVEFRARQRRGSPCYTIYLGFGQDLSARRPKEKSLVLVKLEPWLCRVHLEGTQREGVSSLDSSSLSLCLSSTNSLYDDIECLLMELEQPV; translated from the exons ATGGCCTTGGCTCCTGAGAG GGCGGCCCCACGCGTGCTGTTCGGAGAGTGGCTCCTTGGAGAGATCAGCAGCGGCTGCTATGAGGGGCTGCAGTGGCTGGACGAGGCCCGCACCTGCTTCCGCGTGCCCTGGAAGCACTTCGCGCGCAAGGACCTGAGCGAGGCTGACGCGCGCATCTTCAAG GCCTGGGCCGTGGCCCGCGGCAGGTGGCCGCCTAGCAGCAGAGGAGGTGACCCGCCGCCCCCCGAGGCTGAGGCTGCGGAGCGCGCCAGCTGGAAAACCAACTTCCGCTGCGCACTGCGCAGCACGCGCCGCTTCGTGATGCTGCGAGATAACTCGGGGGACCCGGCCGACCCGCACAAGGTGTACGCGCTGAGCCCGGAGCTGGGCTGGCGAG AAGGCCCAGGAACGGACCAGACTGAGGCAGAGGCCCCCGCGGCTGTCCGGGCACCGCAG GGCAGGCCCCCAGGGCCATTCCTGGCACACAGAGATGCTGGACTCCAAGCCCCaggccccctccctgccccagctgGTGACAAGGGGGACCTCCTGCTCCAGGCAGTGCAACAGAGCTGCCTGGCGGACCATCTGCTGACAGCGTCATGGGGGGCAGACCCAGTCCCAGCCCAGGCTCCTGGAGAGGGACAAGAGGGTCTTCCCCTGACTGGGGCCTGTGCTGGAG GTCCAGGGCTCCCTGCTGGGGAGCTGTGCACATGGGCAGTAGAAGCAACCCCTAGCCCCGGGTCCCAGCCTGCAGCACTAATGACAG GCGAGGCCACGGCCCCAGAGCCCCTGCACCAGGTAGAGCCATACCTGGCACCCTCCCCAAGTGCCTGCACTGCGGTGCAAG agcccagcccaggggcGCTGGACGTGACCATCATGTACAAGGGCCGCACAGTGCTGCAGAAGGTGGTGGGGCACCCGAGCTGCATGTTCCTGTACGGCCCCCCAGACCCAGCTGTCCGGGCCACAGACCCCCAGCAGGTAGCATTCCCCAGCCCTGCTGAGCTCCCCGACCAGAAGCAGCTGCGCTACACGGAGGAACTGCTGCGGCACGTGGCCCCTGGGCTGCAGCTGGAGCTTCGGGGGCCACAGCTGTGGGCCCGGCGCATGGGCAAGTGCAAGGTGTACTGGGAGGTGGGTGGCCCCCCGGGCTCCGCCAGCCCCTCCACCCCAGCCTGCCTGCTGCCTCGGAACTGCGACACCCCCATCTTTGACTTCAGAGTCTTCTTCCGAG AGCTGGTGGAATTCCGGGCACGGCAGCGCCGCGGCTCCCCATGCTATACCATCTACCTGGGCTTCGGGCAGGACCTGTCAGCCAGGAGGCCCAAGGAGAAGAGCCTGGTCCTGGTGAAG CTGGAGCCCTGGCTGTGCCGAGTGCACCTGGAGGGCACGCAACGTGAGGGTGTGTCTTCCCTGGATagcagcagcctcagcctctgtctGTCCAGCACCAACAGCCTCTATGATGACATTGAGTGCTTGCTCATGGAGCTGGAGCAGCCCGTCTAG
- the IRF7 gene encoding interferon regulatory factor 7 isoform X2, with protein sequence MPVPERPAAGPDSPRPGTRRAAPRVLFGEWLLGEISSGCYEGLQWLDEARTCFRVPWKHFARKDLSEADARIFKAWAVARGRWPPSSRGGDPPPPEAEAAERASWKTNFRCALRSTRRFVMLRDNSGDPADPHKVYALSPELGWRGPGTDQTEAEAPAAVRAPQGRPPGPFLAHRDAGLQAPGPLPAPAGDKGDLLLQAVQQSCLADHLLTASWGADPVPAQAPGEGQEGLPLTGACAGGPGLPAGELCTWAVEATPSPGSQPAALMTGEATAPEPLHQVEPYLAPSPSACTAVQEPSPGALDVTIMYKGRTVLQKVVGHPSCMFLYGPPDPAVRATDPQQVAFPSPAELPDQKQLRYTEELLRHVAPGLQLELRGPQLWARRMGKCKVYWEVGGPPGSASPSTPACLLPRNCDTPIFDFRVFFRELVEFRARQRRGSPCYTIYLGFGQDLSARRPKEKSLVLVKLEPWLCRVHLEGTQREGVSSLDSSSLSLCLSSTNSLYDDIECLLMELEQPV encoded by the exons ATGCCCGTCCCCGAGCGCCCTGCAGCCGGCCCTGACTCTCCGCGGCCGGGCACCCGCAGGGCGGCCCCACGCGTGCTGTTCGGAGAGTGGCTCCTTGGAGAGATCAGCAGCGGCTGCTATGAGGGGCTGCAGTGGCTGGACGAGGCCCGCACCTGCTTCCGCGTGCCCTGGAAGCACTTCGCGCGCAAGGACCTGAGCGAGGCTGACGCGCGCATCTTCAAG GCCTGGGCCGTGGCCCGCGGCAGGTGGCCGCCTAGCAGCAGAGGAGGTGACCCGCCGCCCCCCGAGGCTGAGGCTGCGGAGCGCGCCAGCTGGAAAACCAACTTCCGCTGCGCACTGCGCAGCACGCGCCGCTTCGTGATGCTGCGAGATAACTCGGGGGACCCGGCCGACCCGCACAAGGTGTACGCGCTGAGCCCGGAGCTGGGCTGGCGAG GCCCAGGAACGGACCAGACTGAGGCAGAGGCCCCCGCGGCTGTCCGGGCACCGCAG GGCAGGCCCCCAGGGCCATTCCTGGCACACAGAGATGCTGGACTCCAAGCCCCaggccccctccctgccccagctgGTGACAAGGGGGACCTCCTGCTCCAGGCAGTGCAACAGAGCTGCCTGGCGGACCATCTGCTGACAGCGTCATGGGGGGCAGACCCAGTCCCAGCCCAGGCTCCTGGAGAGGGACAAGAGGGTCTTCCCCTGACTGGGGCCTGTGCTGGAG GTCCAGGGCTCCCTGCTGGGGAGCTGTGCACATGGGCAGTAGAAGCAACCCCTAGCCCCGGGTCCCAGCCTGCAGCACTAATGACAG GCGAGGCCACGGCCCCAGAGCCCCTGCACCAGGTAGAGCCATACCTGGCACCCTCCCCAAGTGCCTGCACTGCGGTGCAAG agcccagcccaggggcGCTGGACGTGACCATCATGTACAAGGGCCGCACAGTGCTGCAGAAGGTGGTGGGGCACCCGAGCTGCATGTTCCTGTACGGCCCCCCAGACCCAGCTGTCCGGGCCACAGACCCCCAGCAGGTAGCATTCCCCAGCCCTGCTGAGCTCCCCGACCAGAAGCAGCTGCGCTACACGGAGGAACTGCTGCGGCACGTGGCCCCTGGGCTGCAGCTGGAGCTTCGGGGGCCACAGCTGTGGGCCCGGCGCATGGGCAAGTGCAAGGTGTACTGGGAGGTGGGTGGCCCCCCGGGCTCCGCCAGCCCCTCCACCCCAGCCTGCCTGCTGCCTCGGAACTGCGACACCCCCATCTTTGACTTCAGAGTCTTCTTCCGAG AGCTGGTGGAATTCCGGGCACGGCAGCGCCGCGGCTCCCCATGCTATACCATCTACCTGGGCTTCGGGCAGGACCTGTCAGCCAGGAGGCCCAAGGAGAAGAGCCTGGTCCTGGTGAAG CTGGAGCCCTGGCTGTGCCGAGTGCACCTGGAGGGCACGCAACGTGAGGGTGTGTCTTCCCTGGATagcagcagcctcagcctctgtctGTCCAGCACCAACAGCCTCTATGATGACATTGAGTGCTTGCTCATGGAGCTGGAGCAGCCCGTCTAG
- the IRF7 gene encoding interferon regulatory factor 7 isoform X1, whose amino-acid sequence MPVPERPAAGPDSPRPGTRRAAPRVLFGEWLLGEISSGCYEGLQWLDEARTCFRVPWKHFARKDLSEADARIFKAWAVARGRWPPSSRGGDPPPPEAEAAERASWKTNFRCALRSTRRFVMLRDNSGDPADPHKVYALSPELGWREGPGTDQTEAEAPAAVRAPQGRPPGPFLAHRDAGLQAPGPLPAPAGDKGDLLLQAVQQSCLADHLLTASWGADPVPAQAPGEGQEGLPLTGACAGGPGLPAGELCTWAVEATPSPGSQPAALMTGEATAPEPLHQVEPYLAPSPSACTAVQEPSPGALDVTIMYKGRTVLQKVVGHPSCMFLYGPPDPAVRATDPQQVAFPSPAELPDQKQLRYTEELLRHVAPGLQLELRGPQLWARRMGKCKVYWEVGGPPGSASPSTPACLLPRNCDTPIFDFRVFFRELVEFRARQRRGSPCYTIYLGFGQDLSARRPKEKSLVLVKLEPWLCRVHLEGTQREGVSSLDSSSLSLCLSSTNSLYDDIECLLMELEQPV is encoded by the exons ATGCCCGTCCCCGAGCGCCCTGCAGCCGGCCCTGACTCTCCGCGGCCGGGCACCCGCAGGGCGGCCCCACGCGTGCTGTTCGGAGAGTGGCTCCTTGGAGAGATCAGCAGCGGCTGCTATGAGGGGCTGCAGTGGCTGGACGAGGCCCGCACCTGCTTCCGCGTGCCCTGGAAGCACTTCGCGCGCAAGGACCTGAGCGAGGCTGACGCGCGCATCTTCAAG GCCTGGGCCGTGGCCCGCGGCAGGTGGCCGCCTAGCAGCAGAGGAGGTGACCCGCCGCCCCCCGAGGCTGAGGCTGCGGAGCGCGCCAGCTGGAAAACCAACTTCCGCTGCGCACTGCGCAGCACGCGCCGCTTCGTGATGCTGCGAGATAACTCGGGGGACCCGGCCGACCCGCACAAGGTGTACGCGCTGAGCCCGGAGCTGGGCTGGCGAG AAGGCCCAGGAACGGACCAGACTGAGGCAGAGGCCCCCGCGGCTGTCCGGGCACCGCAG GGCAGGCCCCCAGGGCCATTCCTGGCACACAGAGATGCTGGACTCCAAGCCCCaggccccctccctgccccagctgGTGACAAGGGGGACCTCCTGCTCCAGGCAGTGCAACAGAGCTGCCTGGCGGACCATCTGCTGACAGCGTCATGGGGGGCAGACCCAGTCCCAGCCCAGGCTCCTGGAGAGGGACAAGAGGGTCTTCCCCTGACTGGGGCCTGTGCTGGAG GTCCAGGGCTCCCTGCTGGGGAGCTGTGCACATGGGCAGTAGAAGCAACCCCTAGCCCCGGGTCCCAGCCTGCAGCACTAATGACAG GCGAGGCCACGGCCCCAGAGCCCCTGCACCAGGTAGAGCCATACCTGGCACCCTCCCCAAGTGCCTGCACTGCGGTGCAAG agcccagcccaggggcGCTGGACGTGACCATCATGTACAAGGGCCGCACAGTGCTGCAGAAGGTGGTGGGGCACCCGAGCTGCATGTTCCTGTACGGCCCCCCAGACCCAGCTGTCCGGGCCACAGACCCCCAGCAGGTAGCATTCCCCAGCCCTGCTGAGCTCCCCGACCAGAAGCAGCTGCGCTACACGGAGGAACTGCTGCGGCACGTGGCCCCTGGGCTGCAGCTGGAGCTTCGGGGGCCACAGCTGTGGGCCCGGCGCATGGGCAAGTGCAAGGTGTACTGGGAGGTGGGTGGCCCCCCGGGCTCCGCCAGCCCCTCCACCCCAGCCTGCCTGCTGCCTCGGAACTGCGACACCCCCATCTTTGACTTCAGAGTCTTCTTCCGAG AGCTGGTGGAATTCCGGGCACGGCAGCGCCGCGGCTCCCCATGCTATACCATCTACCTGGGCTTCGGGCAGGACCTGTCAGCCAGGAGGCCCAAGGAGAAGAGCCTGGTCCTGGTGAAG CTGGAGCCCTGGCTGTGCCGAGTGCACCTGGAGGGCACGCAACGTGAGGGTGTGTCTTCCCTGGATagcagcagcctcagcctctgtctGTCCAGCACCAACAGCCTCTATGATGACATTGAGTGCTTGCTCATGGAGCTGGAGCAGCCCGTCTAG
- the SCT gene encoding secretin — protein MAPRPLLLLLLLLGGSAARPAPPRARRHSDGTFTSELSRLREGARLQRLLQGLVGKRSEQDAENSTAWSRLGAGLLCPSGSDTPTLQAWMPLGGAWSPWLPPGPRPGVMVSEPASAAAEGTLRPR, from the exons ATGGCCCCCCGgcccctcctgctgctgctgctgctcctcggGGGCTCCGCCGCGCGCCCCGCGCCCCCCAG GGCCCGGCGACACTCGGACGGGACGTTCACCAGCGAGCTCAGCCGCCTGCGGGAGGGCGCGCGGCTCCAGCGGCTGCTGCAGGGTCTGGTGGGGAAGCGCAG CGAGCAGGACGCAGAGAACAGCACGGCCTGGTCCAGGCTCGGCGCGGGTCTGCTCTGCCCGTCCGGGTCCGACACGCCCACCCTGCAGGCCTG GATGCCCCTGGGCGGGGCCTGGTCTCCCTGGCTGCCCCCTGGGCCCAGGCCTGGGGTTATGGTTTCAGAACCTGCCAGTGCTGCTGCAGAAGGAACCCTGCGACCGAGATGA
- the CDHR5 gene encoding cadherin-related family member 5: MGSWALLWPPLLLTGLLGRPPGAMAQVQYCSVDKSFFEVEENTNVTEPLVDIHVPEGQEVTLGPLSTPFAFRIQGNQLFLNVSPDYEENSLLEAQLLCQSGGTLVTQLRVFVSVLDVNDNAPEFPFTTKEIRVEEDTKVNSTVIPETELQAEDKDKDDILFYTLQEVTEGASDYFSLVGVNHPALRLDRPLNFYERPNMAFWLLARDTPEENVEPSHTATATLVLHVVPADLRPPWFLPCTFSDGYVCIQAQYHGAVPTGHTLPSPLVLRPGPIYAEDGDRGINQAIIYSIFSGNVNGTFVIHPDSGNLTMARSVPSAMTFLLLVKGQQADLARYSVTQVTVEAVAAAGSPPRFPQSLYRGTVALGAGAGVVVKDAAAPSQPLRIQARDPEFSDLNSAITYRITNHSHFRMEGEVVLTTTTLTQAGAFYAEVEAKNTVTSGTATTVIEIQVSEQEPPSTGEPPSPETGGTTGPWTSTTSEAPRPPVPSQGPSTTSSGGGTGPHPPSGTTLRPPTSSTPGRPPGVGTSTSHQPATPGGGTAQTPKPGTSLPMPPGVGTSTSHQPATPGGGTAQTPEPGTSLPMPPSRNTPSSGLGDFQVYQAWHRLAWGMPGALNSAGVMAFSTAMPGGGPSEDKRFSVVDMAALGGVLGALLLLALLGLTVLVHKHYGSRLKCCSGKAPGPQPSGCDNQAFLPDDEANWAPAPSPTSDPKPAEAPPMPAEPAPPGPAPPGSAPEAPAAARARGSPAAVRSILTKERRPEGGYKAVWFGEDIGAEADVVVLNTPTLDGDGASDSDSGDEGEGAGPGRGPHDEPGGDDSYI, from the exons ATGGGGTCTTGggccctgctgtggcctccccTGCTGCTCACCGGGCTGCTTGGCCGACCCCCGGGGGCCATGGCCCAGGTCCAGT ACTGCTCTGTGGACAAGTCCTTCTTTGAAGTCGAGGAGAACACAAATGTCACCGAGCCGCTGGTGGACATCCATGTCCCAGAGGGCCAGGAGGTGACCCTCGGACCCTTGTCCACCCCCTTCGCATTTCGGATCCAGGGAAACCAGCTGTTTCTCAACGTGTCTCCTGATTACGAG GAGAACTCACTACTTGAGGCTCAGCTGCTGTGTCAGAGCGGAGGCACGCTG GTGACCCAGCTGAGGGTGTTCGTGTCAGTGCTGGACGTCAATGACAACGCCCCCGAATTCCCCTTTACAACCAAGGAGATAAGGGTGGAAGAG GACACTAAAGTAAACTCCACCGTCATCCCTGAGACAGAACTGCAGGCCGAGGACAAAGACAAGGATGACATTCTGTTCTACACCCTCCAGGAAGTGACCGAA GGTGCCAGTGACTACTTCTCCCTGGTGGGTGTAAACCATCCCGCCCTGAGGCTGGACCGGCCCCTGAACTTCTACGAGCGGCCGAACATGGCCTTCTGGCTGCTGGCGCGG GACACTCCGGAGGAGAATGTGGAGCCCAGCCACACGGCCACCGCCACACTGGTGCTGCACGTGGTGCCTGCCGACCTGCGGCCCCCCTGGTTCCTGCCCTGCACCTTCTCAGACGGCTACGTCTGCATCCAAGCTCAGTACCACGGGGCTGTCCCCACGGGGCACACACTG CCATCCCCCCTCGTCCTGCGTCCCGGACCCATCTACGCCGAGGATGGAGACCGCGGCATCAACCAAGCCATCATCTACAGCATCTTCAGTG GAAACGTGAACGGTACATTCGTCATCCACCCAGACTCCGGCAACCTCACCATGGCCAGGAGTGTCCCCAGCGCCATGACCTTCCTTCTGCTGGTGAAG GGCCAGCAGGCTGACCTTGCCCGCTACTCAGTGACCCAGGTCACCGTGGAGGCTGTGGCTGCAGCCGGGAGCCCGCCCCGCTTCCCCCAGAGCCTGTACCGTGGCACCGTGGCACTTGGCGCTGGAGCAGGTGTTGTGGTCAAGGATGCAGCTGCCCCCTCTCAGCCTCTGAGGATCCAGGCTCGGGACCCGGAGTTCTCG GACCTCAACTCGGCCATCACGTATCGAATTACCAACCACTCACATTTCCGGATGGAGGGAGAGGTTGTGCTGACCACCACCACACTGACCCAGGCGGGGGCCTTCTACGCAGAG GTTGAGGCCAAAAACACGGTGACTTCTGGCACTGCGACCACAGTCATTGAGATACAAGTTTCCGAACAGGAGCCCCCCTCCACAGGTGAGCCCCCATCCCCAGAGACTGGAGGAACAACTGGGCCCTGGACCAGCACCACTTCCGAAGCCCCCAGACCCCCTGTGCCCTCCCAGGGACCCTCCACAACCAGCTCTGGGGGAGGCACAGGCCCTCATCCACCCTCTGGCACAACTCTGAGGCCACCAACCTCGTCCACACCCGGGAGGCCCCCCGGTGTGGGAACCAGCACCTCCCATCAACCAGCCACACCCGGTGGCGGCACAGCACAGACCCCAAAGCCAGGAACCTCTCTGCCGATGCCCCCCGGTGTGGGAACCAGCACCTCCCACCAACCAGCCACACCCGGTGGCGGCACAGCTCAGACCCCAGAGCCAGGAACCTCTCTGCCGATGCCCCCCAGCAGGAACACCCCATCCTCAG GCTTGGGTGATTTCCAAGTGTATCAAGCCTGGCACAGGTTGGCATGGGGAATGCCTGGGGCGCTCAACAGTGCGGGGGTGATGGCATTTTCCACAGCGATGCCAGGTGGCGGCCCCTCGGAGGACAAGCGCTTCTCAGTGGTGGACATGGCAGCCCTGGGTGGGGTGCTGGGTGCACTGCTGCTGCTGGCTCTCCTTGGCCTCACTGTCCTTGTCCACAAGCACTACGGCTCCCGGCTCAAGTGCTGCTCTGGCAAAGCTCCG GGGCCCCAGCCCTCAGGCTGTGACAACCAGGCGTTCCTCCCTGACGACGAGGCCAACTGGGCGCCCGCCCCCAGCCCCACGAGCGACCCCAAGCCCGCGGAGGCACCGCCGATGCCCGCGGAGCCCGCGCCCCCTGGCCCCGCGCCCCCGGGCAGTGCCCCTGAGGCCCCGGCAGCGGCCCGAGCCCGGGGAAGCCCCGCAGCGGTGAGGTCCATCCTGACGAAGGAGCGGCGGCCGGAGGGCGGGTACAAGGCCGTGTGGTTCGGCGAGGACATCGGGGCAGAGGCAGACGTGGTCGTTCTCAACACGCCCACCCTGGACGGGGATGGCGCCAGCGACTCCGACAGCGGCGACGAGGGCGAGGGCGCGGGGCCGGGCAGGGGTCCCCACGACGAGCCCGGCGGCGATGACTCCTATATCTAA